One stretch of Oncorhynchus keta strain PuntledgeMale-10-30-2019 chromosome 16, Oket_V2, whole genome shotgun sequence DNA includes these proteins:
- the LOC118395320 gene encoding NXPE family member 3-like isoform X2 translates to MWRSLSKYVCVFFLLALSGLFFLINNINVLENLNCQTVSTLYQLQSSIHTAFFSEAPFPLDRNHSYCGLLGQEPSPEEALEERYLLESIAWPEPMHHSESVSLDHTSDPAHSFFVILPARGRSEWYVGDQLEVFVQMYDFQGQPKGHGGDFLLARLHSSELEAGVAGQVLDHRNGTYSAIFPLLWQGSAQVEMTLVHPSEAVHVLRRLREERPDRVFFKSLFRSGKLSQTTVCNLCLPTSQKPLCNYTDAHTEEPWYCYKPKLLSCDTRINHATGGYVKGLLTNKEALLFQSGVNIKVHIHPSGSDSVTVLPEKKDKADMERSSMKMEPTRITPSGYYFQGSWRALTGGVIRQFNDSSAITQCLKGKLVYMYGDSTVRQWFEYLNDLLPEMKQFNLHSPKNVGPNMAVDSTHNILLRYHCHGPPIRFTNVIASEMRYVANELDGLTGGSNTVVFISIWSHFSTFPVQVYIRRLRHIRRAMVRLLDRAPGTMVVLRSANLQALDPKVSLYNSDWYSLQLDGVLRAMFRGLDILLIDAWEMTLGHHLPHALHPPPIIIKNMIDIILSRICP, encoded by the exons ATGTGGAGGAGCCTGTCCAAATATGTCTGTGTCTTCTTCCTGCTGGCCCTGTCAGGCCTATTTTTCCTGATAAACAACATCAACGTTCTGGAG AATCTGAACTGCCAAACAGTGTCAACATTATACCAGCTCCAGAGCAGCATCCACACAGCTTTCTTTTCAGAGGCCCCTTTTCCTCTGGACCGCAACCATAGCTATTGTGGCCTCCTGGGCCAGGAGCCCTCACCCGAGGAGGCTCTGGAAGAGCGTTACCTCCTGGAGTCCATCGCCTGGCCAGAGCCTATGCACCATTCTGAGAGTGTGTCCCTGGACCACACCAGTGATCCTGCACACAGCTTTTTTGTGATCCTGCCAGCAAGGGGCAGGAGTGAGTGGTATGTGGGAGACCAGCTGGAGGTTTTTGTCCAGATGTACGATTTTCAGGGGCAGCCCAAGGGCCATGGTGGAGACTTCTTGCTGGCCCGACTGCACTCCTCTGAATTGGAGGCAGGCGTAGCAGGACAGGTGCTGGACCACAGGAATGGGACCTACTCTGCCATTTTCCCATTACTATGGCAAGGTTCTGCACAGGTGGAGATGACACTAGTTCATCCAAGTGAGGCAGTTCATGTTCTACGACGGTTACGAGAGGAACGGCCCGACCGGGTTTTCTTTAAGAGTCTCTTCCGCTCTGGAAAACTGTCCCAGACAACTGTATGTAACTTGTGTCTGCCAACAAGCCAGAAGCCGCTGTGCAATTACACAGACGCCCACACAGAGGAGCCCTGGTACTGCTACAAGCCCAAGCTGCTGAGTTGTGACACACGGATCAACCATGCAACGGGAGGCTATGTGAAAGGTCTGCTCACCAACAAAGAGGCATTGCTCTTCCAGAG TGGTGTAAACATCAAAGTTCACATTCATCCTTCAGGGTCTGACAGTGTCACTGTGCTGCCTGAGAAAAAAG ACAAAGCAGACATGGAGAGAAGTAGCATGAAGATGGAACCTACCAGAATCACTCCTTCCGGGTATTACTTCCAAGGGTCATGGCGAGCGCTGACTGGTGGTGTAATACGCCAGTTTAACGACTCGTCTGCCATTACTCAGTGTCTGAAGGGCAAGCTGGTGTACATGTACGGAGACTCTACTGTCAGACAGTGGTTTGAGTACCTCAACGACTTATTACCAG AGATGAAGCAGTTTAACCTTCACAGTCCTAAGAATGTGGGGCCCAACATGGCGGTGGACAGCACCCATAATATCCTTCTGAGGTACCATTGTCACGGTCCTCCAATCCGCTTCACCAATGTCATTGCCAGTGAGATGCGCTATGTAGCTAACGAACTGGATGGCCTGACTGGTGGGTCGAACACTGTGGTGTTTATTAGCATATGGTCCCATTTCAGCACCTTCCCTGTGCAAGTCTACATTCGCCGACTACGCCACATTCGGCGGGCGATGGTGCGGCTTCTGGACCGGGCTCCGGGGACCATGGTGGTGTTGCGTTCAGCCAACCTCCAGGCCCTGGACCCGAAGGTGAGCCTGTACAATAGTGACTGGTACTCATTGCAGCTGGACGGGGTGCTCAGGGCCATGTTCAGGGGTCTGGATATCTTGCTGATAGACGCCTGGGAGATGACCCTTGGCCACCACCTTCCCCATGCCCTCCACCCTCCCCCCATCATCATAAAGAACATGATAGATATTATCCTCTCTCGTATCTGCCCATGA
- the LOC118395320 gene encoding NXPE family member 3-like isoform X1, with amino-acid sequence MWRSLSKYVCVFFLLALSGLFFLINNINVLEQNLNCQTVSTLYQLQSSIHTAFFSEAPFPLDRNHSYCGLLGQEPSPEEALEERYLLESIAWPEPMHHSESVSLDHTSDPAHSFFVILPARGRSEWYVGDQLEVFVQMYDFQGQPKGHGGDFLLARLHSSELEAGVAGQVLDHRNGTYSAIFPLLWQGSAQVEMTLVHPSEAVHVLRRLREERPDRVFFKSLFRSGKLSQTTVCNLCLPTSQKPLCNYTDAHTEEPWYCYKPKLLSCDTRINHATGGYVKGLLTNKEALLFQSGVNIKVHIHPSGSDSVTVLPEKKDKADMERSSMKMEPTRITPSGYYFQGSWRALTGGVIRQFNDSSAITQCLKGKLVYMYGDSTVRQWFEYLNDLLPEMKQFNLHSPKNVGPNMAVDSTHNILLRYHCHGPPIRFTNVIASEMRYVANELDGLTGGSNTVVFISIWSHFSTFPVQVYIRRLRHIRRAMVRLLDRAPGTMVVLRSANLQALDPKVSLYNSDWYSLQLDGVLRAMFRGLDILLIDAWEMTLGHHLPHALHPPPIIIKNMIDIILSRICP; translated from the exons ATGTGGAGGAGCCTGTCCAAATATGTCTGTGTCTTCTTCCTGCTGGCCCTGTCAGGCCTATTTTTCCTGATAAACAACATCAACGTTCTGGAG CAGAATCTGAACTGCCAAACAGTGTCAACATTATACCAGCTCCAGAGCAGCATCCACACAGCTTTCTTTTCAGAGGCCCCTTTTCCTCTGGACCGCAACCATAGCTATTGTGGCCTCCTGGGCCAGGAGCCCTCACCCGAGGAGGCTCTGGAAGAGCGTTACCTCCTGGAGTCCATCGCCTGGCCAGAGCCTATGCACCATTCTGAGAGTGTGTCCCTGGACCACACCAGTGATCCTGCACACAGCTTTTTTGTGATCCTGCCAGCAAGGGGCAGGAGTGAGTGGTATGTGGGAGACCAGCTGGAGGTTTTTGTCCAGATGTACGATTTTCAGGGGCAGCCCAAGGGCCATGGTGGAGACTTCTTGCTGGCCCGACTGCACTCCTCTGAATTGGAGGCAGGCGTAGCAGGACAGGTGCTGGACCACAGGAATGGGACCTACTCTGCCATTTTCCCATTACTATGGCAAGGTTCTGCACAGGTGGAGATGACACTAGTTCATCCAAGTGAGGCAGTTCATGTTCTACGACGGTTACGAGAGGAACGGCCCGACCGGGTTTTCTTTAAGAGTCTCTTCCGCTCTGGAAAACTGTCCCAGACAACTGTATGTAACTTGTGTCTGCCAACAAGCCAGAAGCCGCTGTGCAATTACACAGACGCCCACACAGAGGAGCCCTGGTACTGCTACAAGCCCAAGCTGCTGAGTTGTGACACACGGATCAACCATGCAACGGGAGGCTATGTGAAAGGTCTGCTCACCAACAAAGAGGCATTGCTCTTCCAGAG TGGTGTAAACATCAAAGTTCACATTCATCCTTCAGGGTCTGACAGTGTCACTGTGCTGCCTGAGAAAAAAG ACAAAGCAGACATGGAGAGAAGTAGCATGAAGATGGAACCTACCAGAATCACTCCTTCCGGGTATTACTTCCAAGGGTCATGGCGAGCGCTGACTGGTGGTGTAATACGCCAGTTTAACGACTCGTCTGCCATTACTCAGTGTCTGAAGGGCAAGCTGGTGTACATGTACGGAGACTCTACTGTCAGACAGTGGTTTGAGTACCTCAACGACTTATTACCAG AGATGAAGCAGTTTAACCTTCACAGTCCTAAGAATGTGGGGCCCAACATGGCGGTGGACAGCACCCATAATATCCTTCTGAGGTACCATTGTCACGGTCCTCCAATCCGCTTCACCAATGTCATTGCCAGTGAGATGCGCTATGTAGCTAACGAACTGGATGGCCTGACTGGTGGGTCGAACACTGTGGTGTTTATTAGCATATGGTCCCATTTCAGCACCTTCCCTGTGCAAGTCTACATTCGCCGACTACGCCACATTCGGCGGGCGATGGTGCGGCTTCTGGACCGGGCTCCGGGGACCATGGTGGTGTTGCGTTCAGCCAACCTCCAGGCCCTGGACCCGAAGGTGAGCCTGTACAATAGTGACTGGTACTCATTGCAGCTGGACGGGGTGCTCAGGGCCATGTTCAGGGGTCTGGATATCTTGCTGATAGACGCCTGGGAGATGACCCTTGGCCACCACCTTCCCCATGCCCTCCACCCTCCCCCCATCATCATAAAGAACATGATAGATATTATCCTCTCTCGTATCTGCCCATGA